From the genome of Geothrix sp. 21YS21S-4, one region includes:
- a CDS encoding capsular polysaccharide biosynthesis protein CapF: protein MATVVVTGAQGFLGRNLIATLSAVPDLEILSFDRGDDPETLPELAARADFVFHLAGVNRPQDPAEFIEGNVDVTRRLLEALRAAGRPVPVLISSSTQAALDNPYGVSKRQAEELVRAYGQETGAPVFVFRLPNVFGKWSRPAYNSVVATFCHRVAHGLPLEVHDPAREVSLVHVDDVVAEFIAAFRGSPQRGPDGEPTVPRVFTVTLGDLAERISRFPETRRTRETPDVGDDLSRRLYSMYLSYLPEDQFAYSLEIRRDPRGWLAEVLRSPALGQIFVSVTHPGIARGHHWHHTKTEKFLVVSGEAVVRFRPLDGREVIEYPVSGAEPRVVDIPPGYTHSITNTGATDLVTLFWASEPFDPGRPDTHALPV, encoded by the coding sequence ATGGCAACGGTCGTCGTGACAGGGGCCCAGGGCTTCCTCGGCCGCAACCTGATCGCCACGCTGTCCGCCGTGCCCGACCTGGAGATCCTTTCCTTCGACCGCGGGGACGATCCGGAGACCTTGCCGGAACTGGCCGCCCGCGCGGACTTCGTGTTCCACCTCGCCGGCGTCAACCGGCCCCAGGATCCCGCGGAATTCATCGAAGGAAACGTGGACGTGACGCGCCGCTTGTTGGAGGCCCTTCGCGCCGCGGGCCGTCCGGTGCCGGTGCTGATCAGTTCCTCCACCCAGGCGGCCCTCGACAATCCCTACGGCGTGAGCAAGCGCCAGGCGGAGGAACTGGTCCGTGCCTACGGCCAGGAGACCGGCGCGCCGGTGTTCGTCTTTCGCCTGCCCAACGTCTTCGGGAAATGGTCCCGTCCCGCCTACAACTCGGTGGTGGCGACCTTCTGCCACCGCGTGGCCCACGGATTGCCGCTGGAAGTCCACGATCCCGCCCGGGAAGTGAGCCTGGTCCACGTGGACGACGTGGTGGCGGAATTCATCGCCGCCTTCCGCGGATCGCCCCAGCGGGGACCGGATGGGGAGCCCACCGTGCCGCGGGTGTTCACCGTGACGCTGGGTGATCTGGCGGAGCGGATCAGCCGCTTCCCCGAAACCCGCCGGACGCGGGAGACCCCGGACGTGGGGGACGACCTGTCCCGCCGGCTGTATTCGATGTACCTGAGCTACCTTCCCGAGGACCAGTTCGCGTACTCGCTGGAGATCCGGCGGGATCCCCGTGGCTGGCTGGCGGAGGTGCTGCGCAGCCCGGCCCTGGGGCAGATCTTCGTGTCGGTGACCCATCCGGGGATCGCCCGGGGCCACCACTGGCACCACACCAAGACCGAGAAGTTCCTGGTGGTGAGCGGCGAGGCGGTGGTCCGCTTCCGTCCCCTGGACGGCCGCGAGGTGATCGAATACCCCGTGTCCGGCGCCGAGCCCCGCGTGGTGGACATCCCGCCGGGCTACACCCACAGCATCACCAACACCGGCGCCACCGACCTCGTCACCCTCTTCTGGGCCAGCGAGCCCTTCGATCCGGGACGGCCCGACACCCATGCTTTGCCCGTGTGA
- a CDS encoding sugar transferase, whose translation MAKRVFDVFWSALGLALLWPLLLVAACAVKLEDGGPIFFRQVRVGRGGKPFRIWKFRTMVVDADRQGRAITVGRDPRITRVGAWLRDTKLDELPQLLNVLVGEMSLVGPRPEVPRYVAFYSDAEQAILGLRPGITDLASIKYRSESELLAEAENPDETYVRVLLPDKIRINLAYASRASVASDFLVILATLRLFPPARIHGGIA comes from the coding sequence ATGGCGAAGCGGGTCTTCGACGTCTTCTGGTCGGCCTTGGGGTTGGCCCTCCTGTGGCCCCTCCTGCTGGTGGCGGCGTGCGCGGTGAAGCTGGAGGACGGCGGGCCGATCTTCTTCCGCCAGGTCCGCGTGGGCCGGGGCGGAAAGCCGTTCCGCATCTGGAAATTCCGCACCATGGTGGTGGATGCCGACCGCCAGGGCCGCGCCATCACCGTGGGGCGGGACCCGCGGATCACCCGTGTGGGCGCTTGGCTGCGGGACACCAAGCTCGACGAGCTGCCTCAACTGCTGAACGTCCTCGTGGGCGAGATGAGCCTGGTGGGACCGAGGCCCGAAGTCCCGCGCTACGTGGCTTTCTACAGCGATGCCGAGCAGGCGATCCTGGGCCTGCGCCCGGGGATCACGGACCTGGCCTCCATCAAGTACCGCAGCGAGAGCGAGCTGCTGGCCGAGGCGGAAAACCCCGACGAGACCTACGTCCGGGTGCTCCTTCCCGACAAGATCCGGATCAACCTCGCCTACGCTTCCCGCGCCAGCGTGGCGTCGGATTTCCTGGTGATCCTCGCCACGCTCCGGCTGTTCCCCCCCGCGCGGATCCACGGCGGGATCGCGTAG
- a CDS encoding glycosyltransferase family 4 protein, whose product MNILYLTLRFPLPTQPASPSDLMQLMEEFCRRGHRVDVITVDERRYGRPTRLVEEGPFQVLRVRTGNIYDVGTYEKGLSMVTLPWLFRRAMAQYLPERRYDLVIYAAPPVTFSRVIRGLRRVQPWAKTYLMLKDIFPQNAKDLGIIRNPLLYAFFKRQERELYAASDVIGCMSPANVAFLRQQSPEIAPGRLEVLPNTRTPGPDRGLGRPGPLRRKHGIPEDAVVVLYGGNLGVPQGLDFLLRVFEANRDRPGLHFLLVGRGTERRRLADAVAAKGLANVTQIPHLPRPEYEALARECDIGLVCLDPRFTIPNFPSRVLSYFEIRMPVLAALDHATDFGHMLDDAQAGLWSRAGDLDLFQAHLDRLAGDPELRARMGAAGRRYLESHFTSGKAYEIISKHIPHSQSEPEDSCPAISI is encoded by the coding sequence ATGAACATCCTCTACCTCACCCTCCGCTTCCCCCTGCCCACGCAGCCCGCCTCGCCTTCCGACCTGATGCAGCTCATGGAAGAGTTCTGCCGGCGGGGCCACCGGGTGGACGTGATCACCGTCGACGAGCGCAGGTACGGCCGTCCCACCCGGCTCGTGGAGGAAGGGCCCTTCCAGGTGCTCCGCGTCCGCACGGGGAACATCTACGACGTGGGCACCTACGAGAAGGGGCTGAGCATGGTGACCCTTCCCTGGCTATTCCGCCGCGCCATGGCCCAGTACCTGCCGGAGCGCCGCTACGACCTGGTGATCTACGCGGCACCGCCGGTCACCTTCTCCCGGGTCATCCGGGGGCTGCGGCGGGTCCAGCCCTGGGCGAAGACCTACCTGATGCTGAAGGACATCTTTCCCCAGAACGCCAAAGACCTCGGGATCATCCGGAATCCGCTGCTGTACGCCTTCTTCAAGCGGCAGGAACGCGAGCTCTACGCCGCGTCGGACGTGATCGGGTGCATGTCGCCCGCCAACGTCGCCTTCCTCCGCCAGCAGAGCCCGGAGATCGCCCCCGGCCGGCTGGAAGTGCTGCCCAATACCCGCACGCCGGGCCCTGACCGGGGCCTGGGGAGGCCGGGACCCCTGCGCCGCAAGCACGGGATTCCGGAGGACGCCGTCGTGGTCCTCTACGGCGGCAACCTGGGCGTCCCGCAGGGCCTGGATTTCCTTCTCCGCGTGTTCGAGGCCAACCGCGACCGCCCGGGCCTCCACTTCCTGCTGGTGGGCCGAGGGACCGAGCGCCGCCGGCTGGCGGACGCCGTCGCCGCCAAGGGCCTCGCCAACGTGACCCAGATCCCCCACCTGCCCCGGCCCGAATACGAGGCGCTGGCCCGCGAATGTGACATCGGGCTGGTCTGCCTGGACCCCCGGTTCACCATCCCCAACTTCCCGTCCCGGGTGCTGTCCTACTTCGAGATCCGGATGCCCGTCCTCGCCGCCCTGGATCACGCCACGGACTTCGGCCACATGCTGGACGACGCCCAGGCGGGGCTGTGGTCCCGCGCGGGCGACCTCGACCTCTTCCAAGCCCACCTGGACCGCCTCGCCGGCGATCCCGAACTGCGTGCGCGCATGGGCGCTGCGGGCCGGCGCTACCTGGAATCGCATTTTACTTCCGGCAAAGCATACGAAATCATCTCGAAACACATCCCCCATTCCCAATCCGAGCCGGAGGACTCTTGTCCAGCCATCTCGATCTGA
- a CDS encoding polysaccharide biosynthesis protein: protein MSSHLDLKNATLLITGGTGSFGNVVLRKYLATDIGEIRIFSRDEKKQDDMRHFYKDNRIKYYIGDIRDPGSVSSALRGVDYVFHAAALKQVPSCEFYPMEAVRTNVLGTSNLLQAAVQSEVKRVVCLSTDKAVYPINAMGISKAMMEKVALAESRNISAKGPVICVTRYGNVMASRGSVIPLFLDQIRAGKPLTVTDPDMTRFLMHLDTAVELVEFAFSHGHQGDTFVRKAPASTIGDLALAIKELLQSDSEIQVIGTRHGEKRYESLLSREERVRAEDLDDYFRVPADSRDLNYSKYFSVGNLEVSQSEEYHSHNAQRLSVPEIKDLLLTLECVREALAERGLQPEPAR from the coding sequence TTGTCCAGCCATCTCGATCTGAAGAACGCCACGCTCCTGATCACGGGCGGCACGGGCTCGTTCGGAAATGTCGTGCTGCGAAAGTACCTCGCCACGGACATCGGCGAGATCCGGATCTTCAGCCGGGACGAGAAGAAGCAGGACGACATGCGGCACTTCTACAAGGACAACCGGATCAAGTACTACATCGGCGACATCCGCGATCCGGGAAGCGTGTCCTCCGCATTGCGCGGGGTGGACTACGTCTTCCATGCCGCGGCCCTGAAGCAGGTGCCCTCCTGCGAGTTCTACCCGATGGAGGCTGTGCGGACCAACGTCCTCGGGACCTCCAACCTGCTCCAGGCCGCGGTCCAGTCCGAAGTGAAGCGGGTCGTCTGCCTCAGCACGGACAAGGCCGTCTACCCCATCAACGCCATGGGAATCTCCAAAGCGATGATGGAAAAGGTGGCCCTCGCCGAATCGCGGAACATCAGCGCCAAGGGGCCCGTGATCTGCGTGACCCGCTACGGGAACGTGATGGCCTCGCGGGGCTCCGTCATCCCCCTCTTCCTCGATCAGATCCGCGCGGGCAAGCCCCTCACCGTGACGGATCCGGACATGACGCGGTTCCTGATGCACCTCGACACCGCCGTGGAGCTGGTGGAATTCGCCTTCTCCCACGGGCACCAAGGGGACACCTTCGTGCGGAAGGCCCCGGCCTCCACCATCGGGGACCTGGCCCTCGCCATCAAGGAGCTGCTCCAGTCCGACAGCGAGATCCAGGTGATCGGCACCCGCCACGGCGAGAAGCGCTACGAGAGCCTGCTTTCCCGCGAGGAGCGCGTCCGCGCGGAGGACCTGGACGACTACTTCCGCGTCCCCGCCGACTCCCGCGACCTCAACTATTCGAAGTACTTTTCCGTGGGCAACCTCGAAGTCTCCCAGAGCGAGGAGTACCACTCCCACAATGCCCAGCGACTCTCCGTTCCCGAGATCAAGGACCTGCTGCTGACCCTCGAATGCGTCCGCGAGGCCCTCGCGGAACGCGGGCTGCAGCCGGAGCCCGCGCGATGA
- a CDS encoding lipopolysaccharide biosynthesis protein: protein MAVETFLDVQRARISRHREVLGSVAALFGGNITSSLLGAVGGLLVARFLGPAETGRFRVFTIPLMYLTCLHLGTFDGLWRQIPFYMGKAMPEKVEALASAAGAWNALVSSAASVAFLVCALVSLGRGDAWGVAGWLSQAVCCWSIYYGGYLSATYRTIHQFVTLAKVQLVQAVVNFALVFIIPVLGFFGLCIRMAVPAAVGVALFQWMRPLRIPLRFNRKALGEVVRVGLPFSLWGSLYTSIWMATESALMLYLGGTTGLGLFAVAAVMRDGMNVLPQSVYQVMTPRVVEAYAREGSVRSANARSLLVTAGLTAGMAVLVAVCSWLVGLLVPLAIPKYVEGIPLMKVCLWFSVLQAAALPFNTLFATGRSWLYGRGVIVGLIVFPLSALLLKPAVGGMLAVALGSLLGRAARTLVAYGEIAVLTRREVS, encoded by the coding sequence GTGGCCGTTGAGACCTTTCTCGACGTCCAGCGGGCGCGGATCTCCCGCCACCGGGAGGTGCTGGGCTCCGTGGCCGCGCTCTTCGGGGGGAACATCACCTCCTCGCTCCTGGGCGCCGTGGGGGGCCTGTTGGTGGCGCGCTTCCTGGGGCCCGCGGAGACGGGCCGCTTCCGCGTCTTCACGATTCCCCTGATGTATCTCACCTGCCTCCACCTGGGCACCTTCGACGGGCTGTGGCGCCAGATCCCCTTCTACATGGGGAAGGCCATGCCCGAGAAGGTGGAGGCCCTGGCATCGGCCGCGGGCGCGTGGAACGCCCTGGTCTCCAGCGCGGCGTCGGTGGCCTTCCTTGTGTGCGCCCTCGTCTCCCTGGGGCGCGGGGACGCCTGGGGCGTGGCGGGCTGGCTGTCCCAGGCCGTGTGCTGCTGGAGCATCTACTACGGCGGCTACCTGAGCGCCACCTACCGCACCATCCACCAGTTCGTGACCCTGGCGAAGGTCCAGCTGGTGCAGGCCGTCGTCAACTTCGCCCTGGTGTTCATCATCCCCGTCCTCGGCTTCTTCGGGCTGTGCATCCGGATGGCGGTGCCCGCGGCGGTGGGCGTGGCGCTGTTCCAGTGGATGCGGCCCCTGCGGATTCCGCTCCGGTTCAACCGGAAGGCCCTGGGCGAGGTGGTGCGCGTGGGCCTGCCCTTCAGCCTGTGGGGCAGCCTGTACACCTCCATCTGGATGGCCACGGAAAGCGCTCTGATGCTGTACCTGGGCGGCACGACGGGGCTGGGGCTGTTCGCCGTGGCCGCGGTGATGCGCGACGGGATGAACGTCCTTCCGCAGTCGGTCTACCAGGTGATGACGCCGCGGGTGGTGGAGGCCTACGCCCGGGAAGGCAGCGTGCGGAGCGCCAACGCCCGGTCCCTGCTGGTCACCGCCGGACTCACCGCGGGAATGGCCGTCCTGGTGGCGGTCTGCTCCTGGCTGGTGGGGCTCCTGGTCCCCCTGGCCATTCCCAAGTACGTGGAGGGCATCCCCCTCATGAAGGTCTGCCTGTGGTTCTCGGTCCTCCAGGCCGCGGCGCTTCCCTTCAACACGCTGTTCGCCACGGGGCGCTCCTGGCTCTACGGCCGGGGCGTGATCGTCGGCCTGATCGTGTTCCCCCTCAGCGCCCTCCTCCTCAAGCCCGCCGTGGGCGGCATGCTGGCCGTGGCGCTCGGTTCCCTTCTCGGACGGGCCGCGCGCACGCTGGTGGCCTACGGGGAGATCGCCGTCCTCACCCGCCGCGAGGTGTCATGA
- the wecB gene encoding non-hydrolyzing UDP-N-acetylglucosamine 2-epimerase — MKKLRVLTVVGTRPEIIRLSRVITRLEETTDHILVHTGQNYDYELNQVFFEDLGLRRPDHFLEAAGARLAETIGHIISRVDPVLEECRPDALLVLGDTNSCLSVLPAKRRKIPIFHMEAGNRCFDQRVPEESNRKVVDHLADINLPYSSHARENLLREGLPTDRIIKTGSPMYEVLHDYRDGIEGSDVLARLGLKPEDYFLVSCHREENVDSDVNLPKFVALLNHLAETHGKRVIVSAHPRTRKRLEATGAATAAGVELAKPFGYFDYVKLQQKALLVLSDSGTITEESSILDFPAINIREAHERPEGMEEGAVILAGMEIDRVEQAIQVLRSASIRAGRRTRIVKDYDAPQVSETVVRAIHSYVDYVNRVVWRKA, encoded by the coding sequence ATGAAGAAACTGCGCGTGCTCACGGTGGTGGGAACCCGGCCGGAGATCATCCGGCTGTCCCGGGTCATCACCCGCCTGGAGGAGACGACGGACCACATCCTCGTCCACACCGGCCAGAACTACGACTACGAACTGAACCAAGTGTTCTTCGAGGATCTCGGCCTCCGCCGGCCGGACCACTTCCTGGAGGCCGCCGGCGCCAGGCTGGCGGAGACCATCGGGCACATCATCTCCCGCGTGGATCCCGTCCTGGAGGAGTGCCGCCCCGACGCCCTGCTGGTGCTGGGCGACACCAACAGCTGCCTGTCCGTGCTGCCCGCCAAGCGCCGCAAGATCCCCATCTTCCACATGGAGGCGGGAAACCGCTGCTTCGACCAGCGGGTGCCCGAGGAATCCAACCGCAAGGTGGTGGACCACCTCGCCGACATCAACCTACCCTACAGCTCCCACGCCCGGGAGAACCTCCTCCGCGAAGGCCTGCCCACGGATCGCATCATCAAGACGGGCAGTCCCATGTACGAGGTGCTCCACGACTACCGCGACGGCATCGAGGGATCGGACGTCCTCGCGCGGCTGGGACTGAAGCCCGAGGACTACTTCCTCGTCAGCTGCCATCGCGAGGAGAACGTCGATTCCGACGTCAATCTGCCGAAGTTCGTCGCGCTGCTCAACCACCTGGCCGAGACCCACGGGAAACGGGTGATCGTCTCCGCCCACCCCCGCACGCGGAAGCGGCTGGAGGCGACGGGCGCGGCCACGGCGGCGGGTGTGGAGCTGGCGAAGCCGTTCGGCTACTTCGATTACGTCAAGCTCCAGCAGAAGGCCCTGCTGGTGCTTTCCGACAGCGGCACCATCACGGAGGAATCCTCCATCCTGGATTTCCCCGCCATCAATATCCGGGAGGCCCACGAGCGACCCGAAGGCATGGAGGAAGGGGCCGTGATTCTCGCGGGAATGGAGATCGACCGCGTGGAGCAGGCCATCCAGGTCCTCCGCTCCGCCTCCATCCGCGCCGGCCGCCGGACCCGGATCGTCAAGGACTACGACGCGCCGCAGGTTTCCGAGACCGTGGTCCGCGCCATCCACAGCTACGTGGACTACGTGAACCGCGTCGTGTGGCGGAAAGCCTGA
- a CDS encoding right-handed parallel beta-helix repeat-containing protein — MSAGFRRWAMGVAFLGCALDSAGVPPPPAGTFFVSPAGRDAWSGRLAAPSPDGSDGPFATLERARDAVRALKAAGSSSRRLSVQIRGGLYYFDAPVSFDARDSGTEAAPVVYEAFPGERPEFVGGRRLTPPSAPSGSPLLFDLRSAGTDPWTFRSLFVDGRREVRARYPNVDPADPFRKGFLHAGGSDAPAFGVTVGGIHGAGDWLEYRVDVPAAGTYVLWLHYGARNAPYGFASMDGRTAVAVDGGPSIPLADLADTGSWSPVRWARAAVLRLGAGERALRWQNRQGGGLVLDVLALSGDPAWVPDGTVLQPPSQGRLVTFSAKDFRRREARGLQVSGAGQGPKDAVQCEPSDVRPGWLTAPDAELRIFPSGDCRAFSEILSLRGYDAAGRRLLLGGPEARAALNPGDRYYVENVREELDAPGEWFLDAGAGTVAYLPRAGFSARSEVIAPRTSRLIQVQGSRLAPARYLRFTGLTFRDTDWTRTGASAGYGMGDEGAVQLTDAEACVVEDCRFVNIGTYAVCVTRGGGNAVQGCDVAHAGGGGVLVRESGRNTISGNHLHHLGEAYHHVGGVVLAGAGASKNLVSGNAIHDASRYGISLKNPGRENVIEFNRIRNTNLETADTGGIEVTQHDRAFRSGSAIRYNVVADTVGYGTTFGRPDFLAWGIYLDSFASGYEVRGNLVYRAWNGGVMLQGGRDNRVVNNVFVDGRVSQGTVANFEGQSRGLEITSNILAFSNPEALALAADVLGRDVVRLDRNLYFPPRGASPTFGSGGGVDFRTWRQGGQDAASLVADPRFRRPAADDFALLPDSPAFRLGFRPLPLERVGRCACEIRPATALLWGK, encoded by the coding sequence ATGTCTGCGGGGTTCCGGCGCTGGGCGATGGGCGTGGCCTTCCTCGGATGTGCGCTGGATTCCGCCGGGGTTCCGCCCCCTCCTGCGGGCACTTTCTTCGTGTCCCCCGCAGGGCGGGATGCCTGGTCGGGCCGGCTGGCGGCGCCCAGCCCCGACGGCAGCGACGGTCCCTTCGCCACCCTGGAGCGGGCGCGGGACGCGGTTCGCGCGCTCAAGGCGGCGGGATCGTCCTCCAGGCGCCTCTCGGTCCAGATCCGGGGCGGGCTCTACTACTTCGACGCGCCGGTCAGCTTCGATGCCCGCGATTCCGGAACCGAAGCCGCCCCCGTGGTTTACGAGGCCTTTCCCGGAGAGCGGCCGGAATTCGTTGGGGGGAGGCGCTTGACGCCCCCATCCGCTCCTTCGGGAAGCCCTCTCCTGTTCGATCTGCGGAGCGCGGGGACCGACCCTTGGACCTTCCGTTCCCTGTTCGTGGACGGCCGGCGCGAGGTGCGGGCGCGCTATCCCAACGTGGATCCAGCGGATCCCTTTCGGAAGGGTTTCCTGCACGCGGGCGGATCCGATGCGCCGGCCTTCGGCGTGACCGTGGGCGGGATCCACGGCGCCGGCGATTGGCTGGAATACCGCGTGGACGTTCCCGCCGCCGGAACCTACGTCCTGTGGCTGCATTACGGCGCCCGCAACGCCCCGTACGGATTCGCGTCCATGGACGGTCGGACCGCCGTCGCCGTGGATGGCGGCCCTTCCATTCCGCTCGCGGATCTGGCGGATACCGGCAGCTGGAGCCCCGTCCGGTGGGCGCGGGCGGCCGTCCTCCGCCTGGGTGCGGGAGAGCGGGCCCTCCGCTGGCAGAACCGGCAGGGTGGGGGGCTCGTCCTCGACGTGCTGGCCCTCTCCGGCGATCCGGCCTGGGTTCCGGATGGAACCGTTCTCCAGCCTCCGTCCCAGGGGCGTCTCGTGACTTTCTCCGCCAAGGACTTCCGCCGCCGCGAGGCGCGGGGGCTTCAGGTGAGTGGGGCGGGGCAGGGACCCAAGGACGCCGTCCAGTGCGAGCCCTCGGATGTGCGGCCCGGCTGGCTGACGGCCCCGGACGCCGAACTGCGCATCTTTCCGTCCGGGGACTGCCGGGCCTTCTCCGAGATCCTGTCGCTCCGCGGCTATGACGCCGCGGGCCGACGGCTCCTCCTCGGGGGGCCCGAAGCCCGCGCCGCCCTCAATCCCGGGGACCGCTACTACGTGGAGAACGTACGGGAAGAACTGGACGCGCCCGGCGAATGGTTCCTCGACGCTGGGGCCGGCACGGTGGCGTATCTTCCCCGGGCGGGCTTTTCCGCGCGCAGCGAGGTCATCGCGCCGCGCACCTCCCGGCTGATCCAGGTCCAGGGGAGCCGCCTGGCTCCGGCACGGTACCTGCGCTTCACGGGCCTCACCTTCCGCGACACGGACTGGACGCGGACCGGCGCCAGTGCCGGCTACGGCATGGGCGACGAGGGTGCCGTCCAACTGACGGATGCCGAGGCCTGCGTGGTGGAGGATTGCCGCTTTGTGAATATCGGGACCTACGCCGTGTGCGTGACGCGGGGCGGCGGGAACGCCGTCCAGGGCTGCGATGTGGCCCACGCGGGCGGAGGCGGCGTCCTGGTGCGGGAGAGCGGCAGGAACACCATCTCGGGCAACCACCTCCACCACCTGGGGGAGGCCTACCACCATGTGGGCGGGGTCGTGCTTGCGGGCGCAGGCGCGTCGAAGAACCTCGTCTCGGGCAACGCCATCCACGACGCGTCCCGCTACGGGATCTCCCTCAAGAACCCGGGGCGGGAAAACGTCATCGAGTTCAACCGGATCCGGAACACCAACCTGGAGACCGCCGACACCGGCGGAATCGAAGTCACTCAGCACGATCGCGCTTTCCGGAGCGGCAGCGCCATCCGATACAACGTCGTTGCCGATACCGTCGGCTACGGCACGACCTTCGGCCGCCCGGACTTTCTGGCCTGGGGAATCTACCTGGATTCCTTCGCGAGCGGGTACGAGGTGCGCGGCAACCTCGTGTACCGCGCCTGGAACGGGGGGGTCATGCTCCAGGGTGGGCGCGACAACCGGGTCGTGAACAACGTCTTCGTGGACGGACGGGTCTCCCAGGGCACCGTGGCCAACTTCGAGGGACAGTCGAGGGGGCTGGAGATCACCTCCAACATCCTGGCCTTTTCCAATCCCGAGGCCCTGGCGCTGGCCGCCGATGTCCTCGGCCGCGACGTGGTCCGCCTGGACCGGAATCTCTACTTCCCGCCCCGGGGGGCCTCGCCGACGTTCGGTTCGGGCGGAGGCGTCGATTTCCGCACGTGGCGGCAGGGAGGCCAGGACGCGGCCTCCCTCGTGGCCGATCCCCGGTTCCGCCGGCCGGCGGCCGACGACTTCGCGCTGCTTCCCGATTCCCCGGCTTTCCGGCTGGGCTTCCGGCCCCTTCCGCTCGAACGGGTGGGCCGCTGCGCCTGCGAAATCCGTCCGGCCACGGCCCTGCTATGGGGAAAGTGA
- a CDS encoding phenylacetate--CoA ligase family protein yields MLAARIRNWGFWTSDLLQGAPVRKHCEDIEARLVSGNPSGERLEALLRYAVEHVPHYAPFRGFGSLQDFPVVDKTVIKADYEAFHSDAFAGAHLHLLRTSGSTGIPFAVLQDEDKRRRVLAEMICFGRRAQYHVGDRFVFTRAWNEHNRKRWDVALRENAIMFDVSSLDEARLESLRALLRSDTGIRCIMGYPSTFEPLMQYMERRGDDFEAAHLRSIITISERLSDATRKALQERFKCIVVSRYSNQENGILAQQCPERGEFHLNTASYFFEYLKLEENLPAAPGERARMVVTDLFNRAMPLIRYDTGDIVVRQPSAACGWATDALSSVEGRRMDFIYDTMDRLLSPAAVCNHLWPFTRLKQYQFIQEAKGRYEIVLNGADGNYRDEQFVDLMRNVLGSDADVRVTHVDRIPSHASGKFMQIVSRYRPSA; encoded by the coding sequence ATGCTCGCAGCACGAATTCGGAACTGGGGCTTCTGGACGAGCGATCTCCTCCAAGGGGCGCCCGTACGGAAGCACTGCGAGGACATCGAAGCCCGGCTGGTCTCCGGAAATCCCTCCGGCGAACGGCTGGAGGCGCTGCTCCGCTACGCCGTGGAGCACGTCCCCCACTACGCCCCCTTCCGCGGCTTCGGGTCCCTGCAGGACTTCCCCGTGGTGGACAAGACCGTGATCAAGGCGGATTACGAGGCCTTCCATTCCGACGCCTTCGCCGGGGCCCACCTCCACCTCCTGCGCACCAGCGGGTCGACGGGAATCCCCTTCGCCGTCCTCCAGGACGAGGACAAGCGGCGGCGCGTGCTGGCGGAGATGATCTGCTTCGGGCGCCGCGCCCAGTACCACGTGGGCGACCGTTTCGTGTTCACCCGGGCCTGGAACGAGCACAACCGCAAGCGCTGGGACGTGGCCCTGCGCGAGAACGCGATCATGTTCGACGTCTCTTCCCTCGACGAGGCGCGGCTGGAATCCCTCCGCGCGCTCCTCCGAAGCGACACCGGGATCCGCTGCATCATGGGCTATCCCTCCACCTTCGAGCCCCTCATGCAGTACATGGAGCGGCGGGGCGACGACTTCGAAGCCGCCCATCTCCGGTCGATCATCACCATCTCCGAGCGGCTGTCCGACGCGACGCGGAAGGCCCTCCAGGAGCGCTTCAAGTGCATCGTCGTCTCCCGCTACTCCAACCAGGAGAACGGGATCCTCGCCCAGCAGTGCCCCGAGCGGGGCGAATTCCACCTGAACACCGCCAGCTACTTCTTCGAGTACCTCAAGCTGGAGGAGAACCTGCCCGCCGCGCCCGGAGAGCGCGCCCGGATGGTGGTCACCGACCTCTTCAACCGCGCCATGCCGCTGATCCGGTACGACACGGGCGACATCGTGGTGCGCCAGCCCTCCGCCGCCTGCGGCTGGGCCACGGACGCGCTCTCCAGTGTGGAGGGCCGGAGGATGGACTTCATCTACGACACCATGGACCGCCTGCTGTCCCCCGCCGCCGTATGCAACCACCTGTGGCCCTTCACCCGCCTGAAGCAGTACCAGTTCATCCAGGAGGCCAAGGGGCGCTACGAGATCGTGCTCAACGGCGCCGACGGGAATTACCGCGACGAGCAGTTCGTCGACCTGATGAGGAACGTCCTGGGCTCCGACGCCGACGTGCGCGTCACCCACGTGGACCGCATCCCTTCGCACGCTTCCGGCAAGTTCATGCAGATCGTCAGCCGCTACAGGCCTTCCGCATGA